One window of the Choristoneura fumiferana chromosome 18, NRCan_CFum_1, whole genome shotgun sequence genome contains the following:
- the LOC141438191 gene encoding zonadhesin-like isoform X2, translating into MGEVSTMAALFILVSLSFASVLGESPVVDAATCTKLHEQYIDCLAGQCSPKTCDDLGRPIACPFIVGPCPGGCICEEGYLRNSEGACIKIEQCPPKPCGVNQTWVSPCNTPCNNQLCPRNDKETPPCEPVPPCYPGCQCKLNYRLNSTRHCILAPDCPPVTCTRQNEVWDSCPSACLAENCEDVNNQPKVCNTLVWLCSPRCVCKKGHFRNKDGLCVPAAQCSPKCTKPNEKYIDCLAGQCQPKTCKELQAPAPCPRVKPPCSGGCICIDGFVRDDSGACIKKENCPIICNGPNEQNSTCANKQCTPSTCKEVVKMPYCPPPNPGPCTIGCICKNGFVRNSNGTCVAIKDCPEAGNCASKNETWVQCAANCAPAYCPTNDQPQPNCFLPVGACQPGCHCKLNYRINKYNQCILASECPAVPCTRPNEIFSSCPSNRIMSCAAIGTTPVLNNGLKICNPGCICKTGFYKNDNGTCVPKSECHTDLVRNAKPPAVKPPISVPRKCPENEVLKSRTACPPDTCDSIYLSFLCVANQTETVMCTCKEGYLRTNSTGVCVPVDRCLPPECANDPNAKRGCGNRCKKTCADYNDTKKVCKNNVCKLFGCDCQDGFVYDENVQKCVKPSQCTKQCKKPHERYSACFLGECIPKTCNDLGKPIACPSIADPCAGGCICEEGYVRDCNGDCIEKIKCPSCGGDPNAQSGCGNPCGKTCDSRGVNKSELFCPQYCETNGCDCRPGFLLDTDAKKCVPEKSCPKPNQCKKPNERYSDCLLGECVPKTCDDLGKPIACPDVAGPCGGGCICTKGFVRNSNGDCIDKLTCPSCGGDPNAQSGCGNPCGKTCDSRGVNKSELICPQYCNTNGCDCRPGFLLDTDAKKCVPEKSCPKSSQCKGRNEVYSSCPAGQCGPKTCDNLINPAPCPRVIPPCPGGCICQEGYLRDSNGTCIEKNKCPKQCKKPNERYTDCLLGECVPKTCDDLGKPIACATVAAPCAGGCICAEGFVRNKNGDCIDKFKCPSCGGDPNAQSGCSNPCGKTCASRAPNVAQIACPLYCEYNGCDCKKGFLLDTDSNKCVPENSCPKPSQPQCKGPHEVYNSCPIGQCGPKTCDNLINPPPCPRIIPPCPGGCICKEGYLRDSNGICIEKNKCPQLACSSNQTYVSCSVNCPDKYCPENDQPQPVCDPPRNCPPGCTCKINYKLNKSGQCILASECPPINCTRQNEEYNSCPSDCSTDRCEDADTPPAVCNTLLLNCQPKCVCKKNHYRNQDGLCVPAKDCPSVCKDPNAEWKDCKDTCPGTCQNTRPNCVSKACVAGCQCKDGYVLSKPGGECVKIDTCADYANCGANQTFVFCTFKCPQVMCPDTDQTILCKPPRDCPGGCGCKPNYRYNADGECILSSDCPPVKCTRPNEEWSPCRSEYDWERCDDRYNSPPIVGDDDATCNPRCTCIKGYFKNNAYKCVPEKECPPI; encoded by the exons ATGGGTGAAGTTAGTACAATGGCTGCACTTTTTATTCTAGTTTCGCTAAGTTTTGCTTCAGTTTTGGGTGAATCTCCTGTTGTTGATG CTGCAACGTGTACCAAGCTCCACGAACAATACATTGATTGCCTGGCAGGTCAATGTTCTCCCAAAACATGCGATGACTTAGGGAGACCAATTGCATGCCCTTTTATAGTCGGCCCGTGTCCTGGAGGCTGTATATGCGAGGAAGGGTATCTAAGAAACTCAGAAGGGGCGTGTATAAAAATAGAGCAATGTC CTCCAAAGCCTTGCGGTGTGAATCAAACTTGGGTTTCTCCTTGTAATACCCCATGTAACAACCAATTATGTCCAAGGAACGACAAAGAAACACCGCCGTGCGAGCCCGTTCCACCTTGCTACCCTGGATGTCAATGCAAACTTAATTACAGGCTAAACTCTACTCGACATTGTATCCTTGCTCCGGATTGTC caCCAGTTACTTGTACCAGACAAAATGAAGTTTGGGATTCATGTCCCTCAGCCTGCTTGGCTGAGAATTGTGAAGATGTTAACAATCAACCGAAAGTTTGCAATACGCTTGTTTGGCTCTGCTCACCACGATGCGTGTGTAAAAAGGGTCATTTCAGGAACAAAGATGGCCTGTGCGTCCCCGCTGCCCAGTGTT CTCCAAAATGTACGAAACCTAACGAAAAATACATAGACTGTCTGGCAGGACAGTGCCAGCCTAAAACATGTAAAGAGTTACAAGCACCAGCACCATGTCCTCGGGTGAAGCCACCGTGCTCAGGAGGCTGTATTTGTATTGATGGCTTTGTTCGCGATGATTCAGGCgcttgtataaaaaaagaaaattgtc CAATCATATGTAATGGTCCTAATGAGCAAAATAGTACATGTGCCAATAAGCAATGCACTCCGTCCACATGCAAAGAGGTAGTGAAAATGCCTTACTGTCCGCCACCGAATCCCGGGCCTTGTACAATTGGGTGTATTTGTAAGAATGGCTTCGTAAGAAATTCTAATGGAACCTGCGTGGCTATTAAGGATTGCC CTGAAGCAGGCAATTGTGCCAGTAAAAATGAAACGTGGGTGCAATGTGCAGCTAACTGCGCTCCAGCGTATTGTCCGACAAATGATCAACCCCAGCCGAACTGTTTCCTGCCTGTCGGGGCATGCCAGCCTGGGTGTCATTGCAAACTGAATTACAGGATCAATAAATACAATCAGTGCATCCTCGCCTCCGAATGTC CTGCCGTTCCATGCACTAGACCCAACGAGATATTTTCGTCTTGCCCCTCTAATCGTATAATGTCATGTGCCGCCATAGGCACTACTCCAGTACTTAATAATGGCCTTAAAATTTGCAATCCAGGATGCATTTGCAAAACAGGCTTCTACAAAAATGATAACGGCACTTGCGTGCCAAAGTCCGAATGCC ACACAGACTTAGTTCGGAATGCAAAGCCTCCTGCGGTGAAGCCTCCAATAAGCGTCCCACGAAAATGTCCGGAAAATGAGGTTCTTAAATCCCGAACCGCATGTCCTCCAGACACATGCGATTCAATATACTTATCGTTCTTATGCGTAGCAAATCAAACAGAGACTGTAATGTGCACTTGTAAGGAAGGTTATTTGAGAACCAACTCAACAGGCGTTTGCGTTCCAGTCGACAGGTGCCTCCCAC cTGAATGCGCTAACGACCCAAACGCTAAGAGGGGCTGCGGTAACAGATGCAAGAAAACTTGTGCAGACTACAACGATACTAAAAAAGTTTGCAAAAATAATGTCTGCAAATTGTTTGGATGTGATTGCCAAGATGGATTTGTCTACGATGAAAATGTTCAGAAGTGCGTCAAACCATCACAATGCA cAAAACAGTGCAAGAAACCACACGAGCGTTATTCAGCCTGCTTTCTGGGAGAATGCATTCCAAAGACTTGTAACGATTTAGGCAAACCAATCGCTTGTCCCAGCATAGCAGACCCATGCGCAGGCGGCTGCATTTGCGAAGAAGGATACGTTAGAGATTGCAACGGGGATTgtattgagaaaataaaatgCC CGAGTTGCGGAGGCGATCCTAACGCTCAAAGCGGTTGCGGCAACCCTTGTGGCAAAACCTGTGACAGTCGCGGTGTTAACAAGTCAGAGTTATTCTGTCCGCAATACTGCGAAACCAATGGTTGTGACTGCAGACCGGGATTCCTTCTTGATACGGATGCTAAGAAATGCGTTCCTGAAAAATCATGCCCGAAGC CCAATCAATGCAAGAAACCAAATGAGCGCTATTCAGATTGTTTACTTGGAGAGTGCGTTCCTAAAACGTGTGATGATTTAGGAAAACCAATTGCTTGTCCTGATGTAGCAGGTCCCTGCGGAGGCGGTTGCATTTGTACAAAAGGGTTTGTCAGAAACAGTAATGGAGATTGCATAGACAAATTAACATGCC CAAGTTGCGGAGGCGATCCTAATGCTCAAAGCGGTTGCGGTAACCCTTGCGGCAAAACCTGCGACAGTCGCGGTGTTAACAAGTCCGAGTTAATCTGTCCGCAATACTGCAATACCAATGGTTGTGACTGCAGACCAGGATTCCTTCTGGATACGGATGCTAAAAAATGCGTTCCGGAAAAATCTTGTCCAAAAT CATCCCAATGCAAAGGTCGGAATGAGGTATACAGTAGCTGCCCAGCCGGCCAATGTGGGCCTAAAACCTGTGACAACTTAATAAATCCAGCACCTTGTCCAAGAGTCATACCGCCATGCCCCGGAGGCTGCATTTGCCAAGAAGGCTATCTGAGAGATTCCAATGGAACATGTATTGAAAAGAACAAATGTC cCAAACAATGCAAGAAACCAAATGAACGCTATACAGATTGCTTACTTGGAGAGTGCGTTCCTAAAACATGTGACGATTTAGGAAAACCAATCGCTTGCGCTACTGTAGCAGCTCCCTGCGCAGGCGGTTGTATTTGTGCAGAAGGTTTTGTCAGAAACAAAAATGGAGATTGTATAGACAAATTCAAATGCC cAAGCTGTGGAGGCGATCCTAACGCCCAAAGCGGTTGCAGTAACCCTTGCGGCAAAACATGTGCCAGTCGTGCTCCCAACGTAGCCCAAATTGCCTGTCCGCTGTATTGTGAATACAATGGTTGTGACTGCAAAAAAGGCTTCCTACTTGATACAGATTCCAATAAATGTGTTCCAGAAAACTCGTGTCCAAAAC CATCTCAACCCCAATGTAAAGGCCCACATGAAGTGTACAATAGCTGTCCCATTGGTCAATGTGGGCCCAAAACCTGTGACAACTTGATCAATCCACCTCCTTGCCCACGAATCATACCCCCATGCCCAGGAGGCTGCATTTGCAAAGAAGGCTACCTCAGGGATTCAAATGGAATATGCATAGAGAAGAACAAGTGCC CTCAATTAGCCTGTAGTTCTAACCAAACTTACGTCTCCTGTAGCGTTAACTGCCCAGATAAATACTGTCCTGAAAATGATCAACCACAACCAGTATGTGATCCTCCAAGAAACTGCCCGCCAGGATGTACTTGCAAGATCAACTATAAACTTAACAAATCTGGACAGTGTATTTTAGCTTCTGAATGCC CTCCAATAAATtgtactcgtcaaaatgaagaATATAATTCATGCCCCTCGGATTGCTCGACTGATAGATGTGAAGACGCGGATACTCCACCAGCAGTGTGCAACACTTTGCTTTTAAATTGCCAACCAAAATGCGTTTGCAAAAAGAACCATTACAGAAATCAAGATGGTCTTTGCGTCCCAGCTAAAGACTGCC CATCTGTATGCAAGGACCCTAACGCCGAATGGAAAGACTGTAAAGATACTTGCCCTGGAACTTGCCAGAATACCAGACCTAATTGTGTGTCCAAAGCATGCGTCGCAGGTTGTCAATGTAAAGATGGATATGTACTCTCAAAACCAGGCGGAGAATGCGTGAAAATTGATACTTGTGCAG attaCGCTAACTGTGGTGCCAATCAAACATTTGTGTTCTGCACTTTTAAATGTCCTCAAGTAATGTGTCCAGACACAGACCAAACAATATTATGCAAACCACCTAGAGATTGTCCAGGCGGGTGCGGCTGCAAACCCAACTATAGATACAATGCCGATGGAGAATGCATACTAAGTTCTGACTGTC CACCGGTAAAATGCACAAGACCAAACGAGGAATGGTCACCATGCCGCTCCGAGTATGACTGGGAAAGATGCGATGACCGATACAATTCCCCTCCAATCGTCGGAGATGACGATGCCACCTGCAATCCGAGATGCACTTGTATTAAAGGATACTTCAAGAATAATGCTTACAAATGCGTGCCGGAAAAGGAATGCC CACCCATATGA
- the LOC141437693 gene encoding uncharacterized protein, whose translation MSAPFYSYDPCVTSGCPCGACYPFSTKTCAASCNDLRPCSKCPGGGCSPCPAPVRPCPPPPPPEPILPCLQPCPPCDKPSMPLHPPAPYIQSVAIPCCRPNRVKPCPCYCCTEAGVCSPKRCSFPGVPVCGGCCGPCMPVW comes from the exons atgagtGCTCCGTTCTACAGTTATGACCCCTGCGTAACGAGTGGGTGCCCCTGTGGGGCATGCTATCCCTTTTCTACCAAGACTTGTGCAGCGTCGTGCAACGACCTGCGGCCTTGCTCCAAGTGTCCGGGAGGAGGCTGCTCCCCCTGTCCGGCGCCGGTCCGGCCGTGCCCTCCACCTCCACCTCCTGAACCAATTCTTCCTTGCTTACAGCCATGTCCACCTTGTGACAAG CCATCGATGCCACTTCATCCACCCGCGCCCTACATCCAGTCAGTAGCTATTCCGTGCTGCCGACCAAATCGTGTCAAGCCATGCCCTTGCTACTGCTGCACGGAGGCAGGCGTTTGCTCGCCTAAACGCTGCAGCTTCCCTGGCGTGCCGGTCTGTGGCGGCTGCTGTGGGCCTTGCATGCCTGTGTGGTAG
- the LOC141437692 gene encoding uncharacterized protein, with protein MCACCSFAPTCPAILPCGTGPCWYTCPPPAACCQPVCPPPTPCTPCPTCDCSPIYRPRPAPLVPDIVGPTVPMLPTCKPRRCCYVPPDQKPDRRPVVCPPVLPCCPPPEPCDPPPVQPCVEPTPCVQPVLPCCNPACPTPILPKQRPICPRNLPCPCPCVPVSRGCCQYCELDPVTRRRPLIVSDSLFHKRPACRPGECFQRKNPGVRYTLTNYTQENPELCSNIYHVDVPLI; from the exons ATGTGTGCCTGTTGTAGCTTTGCCCCGACCTGTCCGGCGATTCTGCCGTGCGGCACCGGCCCGTGCTGGTACACGTGCCCGCCCCCGGCCGCGTGTTGCCAGCCGGTCTGTCCACCACCCACGCCATGCACGCCTTGCCCAACTTGTGATTGCTCCCCAATTTATCGACCACGCCCTGCACCACTCGTACCAGATATAGTCGGGCCAACTGTTCCAATGCTACCAACCTGCAAGCCGCGTCGCTGCTGCTACGTTCCCCCCGATCAAAAGCCCGATCGGAGGCCGGTAGTGTGCCCTCCGGTACTTCCTTGCTGTCCACCTCCTGAACCTTGCGACCCACCACCG GTTCAGCCCTGCGTGGAGCCTACACCGTGCGTTCAGCCAGTGCTTCCATGCTGTAATCCTGCATGTCCAACTCCTATCCTACCTAAGCAAAGACCCATCTGTCCCCGTAACCTGCCTTGTCCCTGCCCCTGTGTGCCTGTGTCTCGAGGATGTTGTCAGTATTGCGAACTTGATCCTGTAACTCGCAGACGGCCACTGATAGTCAGCGACAGTCTTTTCCACAAAAGACCAGCTTGTCGACCTGGTGAATGCTTCCAACGGAAAAATCCTGGTGTACGATATACTCTCACGAATTACACTCAAGAG AATCCAGAACTCTGCAGCAATATTTACCATGTGGATGTCCCACTGATATAA
- the LOC141438191 gene encoding zonadhesin-like isoform X1, which produces MGEVSTMAALFILVSLSFASVLGESPVVDAPSQCGENEEYYCGPLCPEASCVNPNPPNCITNNCEHKCYCKKGFVRDANKKCVLVNTCPATCTKLHEQYIDCLAGQCSPKTCDDLGRPIACPFIVGPCPGGCICEEGYLRNSEGACIKIEQCPPKPCGVNQTWVSPCNTPCNNQLCPRNDKETPPCEPVPPCYPGCQCKLNYRLNSTRHCILAPDCPPVTCTRQNEVWDSCPSACLAENCEDVNNQPKVCNTLVWLCSPRCVCKKGHFRNKDGLCVPAAQCSPKCTKPNEKYIDCLAGQCQPKTCKELQAPAPCPRVKPPCSGGCICIDGFVRDDSGACIKKENCPIICNGPNEQNSTCANKQCTPSTCKEVVKMPYCPPPNPGPCTIGCICKNGFVRNSNGTCVAIKDCPEAGNCASKNETWVQCAANCAPAYCPTNDQPQPNCFLPVGACQPGCHCKLNYRINKYNQCILASECPAVPCTRPNEIFSSCPSNRIMSCAAIGTTPVLNNGLKICNPGCICKTGFYKNDNGTCVPKSECHTDLVRNAKPPAVKPPISVPRKCPENEVLKSRTACPPDTCDSIYLSFLCVANQTETVMCTCKEGYLRTNSTGVCVPVDRCLPPECANDPNAKRGCGNRCKKTCADYNDTKKVCKNNVCKLFGCDCQDGFVYDENVQKCVKPSQCTKQCKKPHERYSACFLGECIPKTCNDLGKPIACPSIADPCAGGCICEEGYVRDCNGDCIEKIKCPSCGGDPNAQSGCGNPCGKTCDSRGVNKSELFCPQYCETNGCDCRPGFLLDTDAKKCVPEKSCPKPNQCKKPNERYSDCLLGECVPKTCDDLGKPIACPDVAGPCGGGCICTKGFVRNSNGDCIDKLTCPSCGGDPNAQSGCGNPCGKTCDSRGVNKSELICPQYCNTNGCDCRPGFLLDTDAKKCVPEKSCPKSSQCKGRNEVYSSCPAGQCGPKTCDNLINPAPCPRVIPPCPGGCICQEGYLRDSNGTCIEKNKCPKQCKKPNERYTDCLLGECVPKTCDDLGKPIACATVAAPCAGGCICAEGFVRNKNGDCIDKFKCPSCGGDPNAQSGCSNPCGKTCASRAPNVAQIACPLYCEYNGCDCKKGFLLDTDSNKCVPENSCPKPSQPQCKGPHEVYNSCPIGQCGPKTCDNLINPPPCPRIIPPCPGGCICKEGYLRDSNGICIEKNKCPQLACSSNQTYVSCSVNCPDKYCPENDQPQPVCDPPRNCPPGCTCKINYKLNKSGQCILASECPPINCTRQNEEYNSCPSDCSTDRCEDADTPPAVCNTLLLNCQPKCVCKKNHYRNQDGLCVPAKDCPSVCKDPNAEWKDCKDTCPGTCQNTRPNCVSKACVAGCQCKDGYVLSKPGGECVKIDTCADYANCGANQTFVFCTFKCPQVMCPDTDQTILCKPPRDCPGGCGCKPNYRYNADGECILSSDCPPVKCTRPNEEWSPCRSEYDWERCDDRYNSPPIVGDDDATCNPRCTCIKGYFKNNAYKCVPEKECPPI; this is translated from the exons ATGGGTGAAGTTAGTACAATGGCTGCACTTTTTATTCTAGTTTCGCTAAGTTTTGCTTCAGTTTTGGGTGAATCTCCTGTTGTTGATG CACCCAGTCAATGCGGTGAAAATGAAGAATATTATTGTGGACCATTATGTCCTGAAGCCAGTTGCGTTAATCCTAATCCGCCAAATTGTATTACCAATAATTGTGAACATAAATGCTATTGCAAGAAAGGCTTTGTAAGAGACGCCAATAAAAAATGCGTTCTTGTTAATACGTGTC CTGCAACGTGTACCAAGCTCCACGAACAATACATTGATTGCCTGGCAGGTCAATGTTCTCCCAAAACATGCGATGACTTAGGGAGACCAATTGCATGCCCTTTTATAGTCGGCCCGTGTCCTGGAGGCTGTATATGCGAGGAAGGGTATCTAAGAAACTCAGAAGGGGCGTGTATAAAAATAGAGCAATGTC CTCCAAAGCCTTGCGGTGTGAATCAAACTTGGGTTTCTCCTTGTAATACCCCATGTAACAACCAATTATGTCCAAGGAACGACAAAGAAACACCGCCGTGCGAGCCCGTTCCACCTTGCTACCCTGGATGTCAATGCAAACTTAATTACAGGCTAAACTCTACTCGACATTGTATCCTTGCTCCGGATTGTC caCCAGTTACTTGTACCAGACAAAATGAAGTTTGGGATTCATGTCCCTCAGCCTGCTTGGCTGAGAATTGTGAAGATGTTAACAATCAACCGAAAGTTTGCAATACGCTTGTTTGGCTCTGCTCACCACGATGCGTGTGTAAAAAGGGTCATTTCAGGAACAAAGATGGCCTGTGCGTCCCCGCTGCCCAGTGTT CTCCAAAATGTACGAAACCTAACGAAAAATACATAGACTGTCTGGCAGGACAGTGCCAGCCTAAAACATGTAAAGAGTTACAAGCACCAGCACCATGTCCTCGGGTGAAGCCACCGTGCTCAGGAGGCTGTATTTGTATTGATGGCTTTGTTCGCGATGATTCAGGCgcttgtataaaaaaagaaaattgtc CAATCATATGTAATGGTCCTAATGAGCAAAATAGTACATGTGCCAATAAGCAATGCACTCCGTCCACATGCAAAGAGGTAGTGAAAATGCCTTACTGTCCGCCACCGAATCCCGGGCCTTGTACAATTGGGTGTATTTGTAAGAATGGCTTCGTAAGAAATTCTAATGGAACCTGCGTGGCTATTAAGGATTGCC CTGAAGCAGGCAATTGTGCCAGTAAAAATGAAACGTGGGTGCAATGTGCAGCTAACTGCGCTCCAGCGTATTGTCCGACAAATGATCAACCCCAGCCGAACTGTTTCCTGCCTGTCGGGGCATGCCAGCCTGGGTGTCATTGCAAACTGAATTACAGGATCAATAAATACAATCAGTGCATCCTCGCCTCCGAATGTC CTGCCGTTCCATGCACTAGACCCAACGAGATATTTTCGTCTTGCCCCTCTAATCGTATAATGTCATGTGCCGCCATAGGCACTACTCCAGTACTTAATAATGGCCTTAAAATTTGCAATCCAGGATGCATTTGCAAAACAGGCTTCTACAAAAATGATAACGGCACTTGCGTGCCAAAGTCCGAATGCC ACACAGACTTAGTTCGGAATGCAAAGCCTCCTGCGGTGAAGCCTCCAATAAGCGTCCCACGAAAATGTCCGGAAAATGAGGTTCTTAAATCCCGAACCGCATGTCCTCCAGACACATGCGATTCAATATACTTATCGTTCTTATGCGTAGCAAATCAAACAGAGACTGTAATGTGCACTTGTAAGGAAGGTTATTTGAGAACCAACTCAACAGGCGTTTGCGTTCCAGTCGACAGGTGCCTCCCAC cTGAATGCGCTAACGACCCAAACGCTAAGAGGGGCTGCGGTAACAGATGCAAGAAAACTTGTGCAGACTACAACGATACTAAAAAAGTTTGCAAAAATAATGTCTGCAAATTGTTTGGATGTGATTGCCAAGATGGATTTGTCTACGATGAAAATGTTCAGAAGTGCGTCAAACCATCACAATGCA cAAAACAGTGCAAGAAACCACACGAGCGTTATTCAGCCTGCTTTCTGGGAGAATGCATTCCAAAGACTTGTAACGATTTAGGCAAACCAATCGCTTGTCCCAGCATAGCAGACCCATGCGCAGGCGGCTGCATTTGCGAAGAAGGATACGTTAGAGATTGCAACGGGGATTgtattgagaaaataaaatgCC CGAGTTGCGGAGGCGATCCTAACGCTCAAAGCGGTTGCGGCAACCCTTGTGGCAAAACCTGTGACAGTCGCGGTGTTAACAAGTCAGAGTTATTCTGTCCGCAATACTGCGAAACCAATGGTTGTGACTGCAGACCGGGATTCCTTCTTGATACGGATGCTAAGAAATGCGTTCCTGAAAAATCATGCCCGAAGC CCAATCAATGCAAGAAACCAAATGAGCGCTATTCAGATTGTTTACTTGGAGAGTGCGTTCCTAAAACGTGTGATGATTTAGGAAAACCAATTGCTTGTCCTGATGTAGCAGGTCCCTGCGGAGGCGGTTGCATTTGTACAAAAGGGTTTGTCAGAAACAGTAATGGAGATTGCATAGACAAATTAACATGCC CAAGTTGCGGAGGCGATCCTAATGCTCAAAGCGGTTGCGGTAACCCTTGCGGCAAAACCTGCGACAGTCGCGGTGTTAACAAGTCCGAGTTAATCTGTCCGCAATACTGCAATACCAATGGTTGTGACTGCAGACCAGGATTCCTTCTGGATACGGATGCTAAAAAATGCGTTCCGGAAAAATCTTGTCCAAAAT CATCCCAATGCAAAGGTCGGAATGAGGTATACAGTAGCTGCCCAGCCGGCCAATGTGGGCCTAAAACCTGTGACAACTTAATAAATCCAGCACCTTGTCCAAGAGTCATACCGCCATGCCCCGGAGGCTGCATTTGCCAAGAAGGCTATCTGAGAGATTCCAATGGAACATGTATTGAAAAGAACAAATGTC cCAAACAATGCAAGAAACCAAATGAACGCTATACAGATTGCTTACTTGGAGAGTGCGTTCCTAAAACATGTGACGATTTAGGAAAACCAATCGCTTGCGCTACTGTAGCAGCTCCCTGCGCAGGCGGTTGTATTTGTGCAGAAGGTTTTGTCAGAAACAAAAATGGAGATTGTATAGACAAATTCAAATGCC cAAGCTGTGGAGGCGATCCTAACGCCCAAAGCGGTTGCAGTAACCCTTGCGGCAAAACATGTGCCAGTCGTGCTCCCAACGTAGCCCAAATTGCCTGTCCGCTGTATTGTGAATACAATGGTTGTGACTGCAAAAAAGGCTTCCTACTTGATACAGATTCCAATAAATGTGTTCCAGAAAACTCGTGTCCAAAAC CATCTCAACCCCAATGTAAAGGCCCACATGAAGTGTACAATAGCTGTCCCATTGGTCAATGTGGGCCCAAAACCTGTGACAACTTGATCAATCCACCTCCTTGCCCACGAATCATACCCCCATGCCCAGGAGGCTGCATTTGCAAAGAAGGCTACCTCAGGGATTCAAATGGAATATGCATAGAGAAGAACAAGTGCC CTCAATTAGCCTGTAGTTCTAACCAAACTTACGTCTCCTGTAGCGTTAACTGCCCAGATAAATACTGTCCTGAAAATGATCAACCACAACCAGTATGTGATCCTCCAAGAAACTGCCCGCCAGGATGTACTTGCAAGATCAACTATAAACTTAACAAATCTGGACAGTGTATTTTAGCTTCTGAATGCC CTCCAATAAATtgtactcgtcaaaatgaagaATATAATTCATGCCCCTCGGATTGCTCGACTGATAGATGTGAAGACGCGGATACTCCACCAGCAGTGTGCAACACTTTGCTTTTAAATTGCCAACCAAAATGCGTTTGCAAAAAGAACCATTACAGAAATCAAGATGGTCTTTGCGTCCCAGCTAAAGACTGCC CATCTGTATGCAAGGACCCTAACGCCGAATGGAAAGACTGTAAAGATACTTGCCCTGGAACTTGCCAGAATACCAGACCTAATTGTGTGTCCAAAGCATGCGTCGCAGGTTGTCAATGTAAAGATGGATATGTACTCTCAAAACCAGGCGGAGAATGCGTGAAAATTGATACTTGTGCAG attaCGCTAACTGTGGTGCCAATCAAACATTTGTGTTCTGCACTTTTAAATGTCCTCAAGTAATGTGTCCAGACACAGACCAAACAATATTATGCAAACCACCTAGAGATTGTCCAGGCGGGTGCGGCTGCAAACCCAACTATAGATACAATGCCGATGGAGAATGCATACTAAGTTCTGACTGTC CACCGGTAAAATGCACAAGACCAAACGAGGAATGGTCACCATGCCGCTCCGAGTATGACTGGGAAAGATGCGATGACCGATACAATTCCCCTCCAATCGTCGGAGATGACGATGCCACCTGCAATCCGAGATGCACTTGTATTAAAGGATACTTCAAGAATAATGCTTACAAATGCGTGCCGGAAAAGGAATGCC CACCCATATGA